From the genome of Deltaproteobacteria bacterium, one region includes:
- the smpB gene encoding SsrA-binding protein SmpB: MAGKHAPQPEKKSDHIKVIAQNRRARFDFSIEEKLEAGLELRGSEVKALREGNAVLSDAYGVPKGTELFLINCKITPYSHAGAYGHTDAVRSRKLLLHRSELDHLAAKITKGGYTLIPLSLYFKNGRAKVELALCKGKTHEDRRQDIKAREHARDIERGMRPRRK; encoded by the coding sequence ATGGCCGGCAAGCATGCACCGCAGCCCGAGAAGAAGAGCGATCACATCAAGGTGATCGCCCAGAACCGGCGCGCGCGCTTCGACTTCTCGATCGAGGAGAAGCTCGAGGCCGGCCTGGAGCTGCGCGGCTCCGAGGTGAAGGCGCTGCGCGAGGGCAACGCGGTCCTCTCCGACGCGTACGGCGTCCCCAAGGGCACCGAGCTCTTCCTCATCAACTGCAAGATCACGCCGTATTCCCACGCGGGCGCGTATGGCCACACCGACGCCGTCCGCTCGCGCAAGCTGCTCCTGCACCGCTCGGAGCTCGACCACCTCGCCGCCAAGATCACCAAGGGCGGCTACACGCTCATCCCACTCTCGCTCTACTTCAAGAACGGCCGCGCGAAGGTCGAGCTGGCGCTCTGCAAGGGCAAGACGCACGAGGATCGCCGGCAGGACATCAAGGCCCGCGAGCACGCCCGCGACATCGAGCGGGGCATGCGCCCCCGGCGGAAATGA
- a CDS encoding stringent starvation protein B has product MSMGTPADKQSSLNGLVQKGVVMLHLDARRPGVRVPDYLKNQEWLRLNFNHAKGRADLVVNDWGVRETLRFNGAWFPVSVPWSAVFAMSQPDQTDQPTIFPEDLPEEMVEAALARLQREGYSLEELEMNRPQALWGEKRKARASQAPAQPAPSEAQATTPNAEPTPGIRRGHLRLVK; this is encoded by the coding sequence ATGAGCATGGGTACGCCCGCCGACAAGCAGAGCAGCCTCAACGGCCTGGTCCAGAAGGGCGTGGTGATGCTGCACCTCGACGCCCGCCGGCCTGGCGTCCGCGTGCCCGACTACTTGAAGAACCAGGAATGGCTGCGCCTCAACTTCAACCACGCCAAGGGCCGCGCGGATCTCGTGGTGAACGACTGGGGCGTGCGCGAGACGCTGCGCTTCAACGGCGCGTGGTTCCCGGTGTCGGTGCCCTGGAGCGCCGTGTTCGCGATGTCCCAGCCGGACCAGACCGATCAGCCCACGATCTTCCCCGAGGACCTCCCCGAGGAGATGGTGGAGGCCGCGCTGGCCCGCCTGCAGCGCGAGGGCTACAGCCTCGAGGAGCTGGAGATGAACCGGCCGCAGGCGCTCTGGGGTGAGAAGCGCAAGGCGCGCGCGTCGCAGGCGCCGGCCCAGCCCGCGCCCAGCGAGGCCCAGGCCACGACGCCGAACGCCGAGCCCACGCCCGGCATCCGCCGCGGGCACCTGCGGCTGGTGAAGTAG
- a CDS encoding RDD family protein, whose amino-acid sequence MSEHDPDQPALPRLAPAPLGPRIGAGAFDAFAVVGLGFLLFWIPFRVGAASLPVWALIAAVLGYAVVPLAAFQATLGMRLFGLELVSRDGTPPDFLDLLFREVIGRGYGPAAYLGAVVLGLIASMVGAAQFSAVLGGMGWGFALCSLLLMAAGAGHLVAFGHPDNRTLADLLGKTMVIPRTVAAQQTDADADERAMLATSKRNKMIGLVVFEVALVLGTVGLPFALSTRVKSNQEYAQDLKLDADAHRFEDSPSDQGLAVRLASEYEERGQLDKAKAVRDRFEAARRATDNAREASLRKRLAEAPTDTDAADTLVDLLEDQNRMADARTVREASYKADPSPEAQASFGVWLYNHDLNQDAVAQLRASIAGGFDEGEAHAYLGMALGELGQKIDARHELHVALEKDPDLDQVRDELDALEQEIGPEPVAKPKLVKPAGKHH is encoded by the coding sequence ATGAGCGAGCACGATCCCGACCAGCCAGCCTTGCCCCGCCTCGCTCCCGCGCCCCTCGGGCCGCGCATCGGCGCCGGCGCGTTCGACGCGTTCGCCGTGGTGGGCCTGGGCTTCCTCTTGTTCTGGATTCCGTTCCGGGTGGGCGCGGCGTCGCTGCCGGTGTGGGCGCTCATCGCCGCGGTGCTGGGCTATGCCGTCGTTCCGCTCGCGGCGTTTCAAGCCACGCTGGGCATGCGGCTCTTCGGCCTCGAGCTGGTGAGCCGCGACGGCACGCCGCCTGATTTTCTGGACCTGCTCTTCCGCGAAGTCATCGGCCGCGGCTACGGACCGGCTGCGTATTTGGGCGCGGTGGTGCTCGGCCTGATCGCGTCGATGGTGGGCGCGGCGCAGTTCTCGGCGGTGCTCGGCGGCATGGGCTGGGGCTTCGCGCTGTGCTCGCTCTTGCTGATGGCCGCCGGGGCAGGACACCTCGTCGCATTCGGCCACCCGGACAACCGCACGCTCGCCGATCTGCTCGGCAAGACGATGGTCATCCCGCGCACCGTGGCCGCGCAGCAGACCGACGCCGATGCCGACGAGCGCGCCATGCTGGCGACGTCGAAGCGGAACAAGATGATCGGCCTCGTGGTGTTCGAGGTGGCGCTGGTGCTCGGGACCGTGGGGCTGCCGTTCGCGCTCTCGACGCGCGTGAAGAGCAACCAGGAGTACGCCCAGGACCTCAAGCTCGACGCCGACGCGCACCGCTTCGAGGATTCCCCCAGCGACCAGGGCCTCGCGGTCCGGCTCGCCAGCGAGTATGAGGAGCGCGGCCAGCTCGACAAGGCCAAGGCCGTGCGCGATCGCTTCGAGGCCGCGCGGCGCGCCACCGACAACGCCCGCGAGGCCTCGCTGCGCAAGCGGCTCGCCGAGGCGCCCACGGATACCGACGCCGCGGACACGCTGGTGGATCTCCTCGAGGACCAGAACCGCATGGCCGACGCGCGCACGGTTCGCGAGGCCAGCTACAAGGCCGACCCGTCGCCCGAGGCGCAAGCCAGCTTCGGCGTGTGGCTCTACAACCACGACCTCAACCAGGACGCCGTCGCGCAGCTGCGCGCGTCGATTGCGGGCGGCTTCGACGAGGGCGAGGCGCACGCGTACCTGGGCATGGCGCTTGGTGAGCTCGGCCAGAAGATCGACGCGCGGCACGAGCTGCACGTGGCGCTCGAGAAAGATCCGGATCTCGACCAGGTCCGCGACGAGCTCGACGCGCTCGAGCAAGAGATCGGGCCGGAGCCGGTGGCGAAGCCGAAGCTCGTCAAGCCCGCAGGCAAGCACCACTGA
- the panB gene encoding 3-methyl-2-oxobutanoate hydroxymethyltransferase: MKDKVTIHTLKRMKQAGQKIGMLTAYDATFASIFDAAGVEMLLVGDSLGMVIQGEKSTLPVTMDQMVYHTRIVSRAAKRAHVVGDMPFMSYQAGSNEAVKNAGRLVAEGGAESVKLEGGEAFAEVIEKIVRAGIPVMGHIGLTPQSVHKMGGYVVQGRDQDQAQQLLRDARALEQAGCFSLVLEGIPLDLARQITHSLTIPTIGIGAGIHCDGQVLVSYDLLGMNPDFAPKFVKRYANLHEVITGAVQTYLGEVRNQAFPTEAQSFRGGPVRMVKTDADGEEKAGPVYGVPV; encoded by the coding sequence GTGAAGGACAAGGTCACCATCCACACGCTGAAGCGCATGAAGCAGGCCGGTCAGAAGATCGGCATGCTCACCGCCTACGACGCCACCTTCGCCAGCATCTTCGACGCCGCCGGCGTGGAGATGCTCCTGGTGGGCGACTCGCTGGGCATGGTCATCCAGGGCGAGAAGAGCACGCTCCCGGTGACCATGGACCAGATGGTCTACCACACGCGGATCGTGAGCCGCGCCGCCAAGCGCGCGCACGTGGTGGGCGACATGCCCTTCATGAGCTACCAGGCCGGCAGCAACGAGGCCGTGAAGAACGCCGGCCGCCTGGTGGCCGAAGGTGGCGCCGAGAGCGTGAAGCTCGAGGGCGGCGAAGCGTTCGCCGAGGTCATCGAGAAGATCGTCCGCGCGGGCATCCCGGTGATGGGCCACATCGGCCTCACGCCGCAGAGCGTGCACAAGATGGGCGGCTACGTGGTCCAGGGCCGCGACCAGGACCAGGCCCAGCAGCTGCTCCGCGACGCGCGCGCGCTCGAGCAGGCCGGCTGCTTCTCGCTGGTGCTCGAGGGCATCCCGCTCGATCTCGCGCGGCAGATCACCCACAGCCTCACGATTCCGACCATCGGCATCGGCGCGGGCATCCACTGCGACGGCCAGGTGCTGGTCTCGTACGATCTGTTGGGCATGAACCCGGACTTCGCGCCCAAGTTCGTGAAGCGCTACGCCAACCTCCACGAGGTGATCACCGGCGCAGTGCAGACGTACCTCGGCGAGGTGCGGAACCAGGCTTTCCCGACCGAAGCCCAGAGCTTCCGCGGCGGCCCGGTGCGCATGGTGAAGACCGACGCCGACGGCGAGGAGAAGGCCGGCCCCGTCTACGGCGTGCCTGTCTAG
- a CDS encoding deoxynucleoside kinase, producing the protein MNRPRYIVVEGPIGVGKTSLVNALAARYRARTVFEIVEENPFLSSFYDDREKYAFQTQLFFLLSRYKQQQDIFQPDLLQPVTVSDYLFAKDKIFAQLTLSSHELALYERVYDALAPRVLKPDLVIYLQARQDVLLGRIKKRGREFERQFDPGYLEQVSRSYNDYFGHYSDTPLLILNTSDFDYVGNAADLEHVVDLIENHTQGVKHLTLASAASGGKT; encoded by the coding sequence GTGAATCGTCCGCGCTACATCGTGGTCGAGGGGCCCATCGGGGTCGGCAAGACCTCGTTGGTCAACGCCCTGGCCGCCCGCTACCGCGCCCGCACCGTCTTCGAGATCGTCGAGGAGAATCCGTTCCTCTCCAGCTTCTACGACGACCGCGAGAAGTACGCCTTCCAGACCCAGCTCTTCTTCCTGCTCAGCCGCTACAAGCAGCAGCAGGACATCTTCCAGCCGGACCTGCTCCAGCCGGTCACGGTGAGCGACTACCTCTTCGCCAAGGACAAGATCTTCGCGCAGCTCACGCTGAGCTCGCACGAGCTCGCCCTCTACGAGCGCGTGTACGACGCGCTGGCGCCGCGGGTGCTCAAGCCGGATCTCGTCATCTACCTGCAGGCGCGCCAGGACGTGCTGCTCGGGCGCATCAAAAAGCGCGGCCGCGAGTTCGAGCGCCAGTTCGACCCGGGCTACCTCGAGCAGGTGAGCCGCTCGTACAACGACTACTTCGGCCACTACAGCGACACGCCGCTCCTGATCCTCAACACGTCCGACTTCGACTACGTGGGCAACGCCGCGGATCTCGAGCACGTGGTGGACCTGATCGAGAACCATACGCAGGGCGTCAAACACCTCACGCTGGCGAGCGCGGCCTCGGGTGGCAAAACGTAG
- a CDS encoding pantoate--beta-alanine ligase, whose product MNPEVLAEARAVQARCAELRRAGKKLALVPTMGFLHEGHLSLMREGGERADVVAASIFVNPTQFGPNEDLSRYPRDLSGDLAKCGSAGVQFVYAPQPADVYPQGFQTHVEVTEVQKPLDGASRPGHFRGVATVVAKLFNIFRPDVALFGEKDFQQLRVLQRLNHDLNFGIDVVGMPIIREADGLAMSSRNSYLTADERQRALALSKGIFAARDACTKGERDVAKLLERVRVELRAADAREDYVQLVDSQSLEALTRVDGPARLLVAAFVGKTRLIDNVAIG is encoded by the coding sequence ATGAATCCTGAGGTCCTCGCCGAGGCCCGCGCGGTGCAAGCGCGGTGTGCGGAGCTGCGCCGCGCCGGCAAGAAGCTGGCGCTCGTGCCCACCATGGGCTTTCTGCACGAGGGCCACCTCTCGCTGATGCGCGAGGGCGGCGAGCGCGCGGATGTTGTCGCCGCGAGCATCTTCGTGAATCCGACGCAGTTCGGCCCGAACGAGGATCTCTCGCGCTACCCGCGGGACCTGTCGGGTGACCTGGCCAAGTGCGGCTCTGCGGGCGTGCAGTTCGTGTACGCGCCGCAGCCGGCCGACGTCTATCCGCAGGGGTTTCAGACCCATGTCGAGGTGACGGAGGTGCAGAAGCCGCTGGATGGCGCGAGTCGGCCGGGGCACTTCCGCGGCGTGGCGACGGTGGTGGCGAAGCTCTTCAACATCTTCCGGCCCGACGTGGCGCTCTTCGGCGAGAAGGACTTTCAGCAGCTGCGCGTGCTCCAGCGCCTGAACCACGATCTGAACTTCGGCATCGACGTGGTGGGCATGCCCATCATCCGCGAGGCCGACGGGCTGGCCATGAGCTCGCGGAACTCGTACCTCACGGCCGACGAGCGGCAGCGCGCGCTGGCGCTGTCGAAGGGAATCTTCGCCGCGCGCGACGCGTGCACGAAGGGCGAGCGCGACGTGGCCAAGCTGCTCGAGCGCGTGCGCGTGGAGCTGCGGGCCGCCGACGCCCGCGAGGACTACGTCCAGCTCGTGGACAGCCAGTCGCTCGAGGCGCTGACCCGCGTGGACGGGCCCGCTCGGCTGCTCGTGGCCGCGTTCGTGGGCAAGACGCGGCTGATCGACAACGTCGCAATCGGCTAG